In one window of Solanum pennellii chromosome 2, SPENNV200 DNA:
- the LOC107011068 gene encoding cytochrome c1-2, heme protein, mitochondrial codes for MLGGRAVHRLLGRKFQSESTASPILSSFVSKKAQEEFGSFGMKSFRTLALIGAGVSGLLGFATVASADEAEHGLECPSYPWPHAGILSSYDHASIRRGHQVYQQVCASCHSMSLVSYRDLVGVAYTEEEVKAMAAEIEVADGPNDEGEMFTRPGKLSDRFPQPYPNEAAARFANGGAYPPDLSLITKARHNGQNYVFALLTGYRDPPAGVSIREGLHYNPYFPGGAIAMPKMLNDGAVEYEDGVPATEAQMGKDVVSFLTWAAEPEMEERKLMGFKWIFVLSLALLQAAYYRRLRWSVLKSRKLVLDVVN; via the exons ATGTTGGGAGGTAGAGCAGTCCATCGGTTACTAGGCAGGAAATTTCAATCTGAATCCACG GCATCTCCAATTTTATCATCCTTTGTTTCCAAAAAAGCTCAAGAAGAATTTGGTTCTTTTGGCATGAAGTCCTTCAGAACATTAGCACTCATTGGAGCGGGTGTATCTGGACTTCTAGGTTTTGCGACAGTAGCATCTGCTGATGAGGCTGAACACGGATTGGAATGTCCAAGCTATCCATGGCCTCATGCAGGCATTCTTAGTTCATACGATCATGCTTC GATTCGTCGTGGTCACCAGGTTTATCAACAAGTATGTGCATCTTGTCATTCAATGTCACTTGTTTCATATCGTGACTTGGTCGGGGTGGCATATACAGAGGAAGAAGTAAAGGCTATGGCAGCCGAGATTGAGGTGGCGGATGGGCCTAATGATGAGGGTGAAATGTTTACCCGTCCTGGGAAACTGAGTGATCGTTTTCCTCAGCCATATCCAAATGAAGCAGCTGCTAGATTTGCTAATGGGGGAGCCTACCCTCCAGATTTAAGTCTTATTACAAAA GCACGCCATAATGGTCAAAACTATGTGTTTGCTCTTCTTACTGGCTATCGTGATCCTCCTGCTGGTGTTTCG ATTCGTGAAGGACTGCACTACAATCCTTACTTCCCTGGTGGAGCTATTGCAATGCCAAAAATGCTTAACGATGGTGCTGTTGAGTATGAAGATGGTGTCCCTGCAACAGAAGCTCAG ATGGGGAAAGATGTGGTGTCATTTTTAACTTGGGCTGCTGAACCAGAAATGGAAGAGAGAAAACTG ATGGGCTTCAAGTGGATATTTGTACTGTCCCTTGCACTACTTCAAGCTGCTTACTACAGGCGTTTGAGGTGGTCTGTTCTCAAGTCACGTAAGCTGGTCCTTGATGTTGTCAATTAG
- the LOC107011067 gene encoding kelch repeat-containing protein At3g27220-like isoform X2, whose product MIRSTAKHSFAKPIILLLAFVALLAISLTRDFHSASSSAYVSLATTWAPDKYRINVSNQDLGGGSNKDRYPERALSMTYADLPAPELKWEQMASAPVVRLDGYSLQIKDLLFVFAGYENLDHVHSHVDVYNFTSNTWTESFAIPKDMANSHLGVATDGRYIYIVSGQYGPQCRGPTAKTFVLDTHTRKWESLPPLPAPRYAPATQLWKGRLHVMGGGKENRHTPGLDHWSLAVANGKALEKHWRKEVPIPRGGPHRACIAVGDRLYVIGGQEGDFMAKPGSPIFKCSRRFEVVFGDVYMLDESMKWKGLPSMPKPVSHIECSWVIVNNSIVIVGGTTEKHPVTKRMILVGEVFQFNLNTLTWSVIGKMPYRAKTTQAGFWDGWLYFTSGQRDRGPDNPQPRKVVGDTWRTKLRLL is encoded by the exons ATGATAAGATCAACAGCAAAGCACAGTTTCGCAAAACCCATCATTCTTCTTCTTGCATTTGTTGCTCTTCTAGCAATTTCCTTGACCCGCGATTTTCATTCCGCTTCTTCTTCTGCTTATGTTTCCCTTGCTACCACTTGGGCTCCTGACAAGTACCGTATTAACGTCTCCAATCAG GATTTAGGAGGAGGAAGTAATAAGGATCGTTACCCTGAGAGAGCGTTATCCATGACCTATGCTGATTTGCCTGCTCCTGAATTGAAATGGGAACAGATGGCATCTGCACCTGTGGTTCGTTTGGATGGCTATTCTCTTCAGATTAAGGATTTGCTTTTCGTTTTTGCAGGATATGAAAACCTAGACCAT GTGCAttctcatgttgatgtttacaaTTTTACATCAAATACATGGACGGAGAGTTTTGCAATCCCAAAAGATATGGCAAATTCACATTTAGGGGTGGCTACTGATGgaagatacatatatatagtgtCAGGACAATATGGTCCCCAATGCAGGGGACCTACAGCAAAAACATTTGTTTTGGACACACACACCAGAAAATGGGAAAGCTTGCCACCATTACCAGCACCAAG GTATGCACCAGCAACTCAGCTTTGGAAAGGCAGGCTACATGTGATGGGTGGAGGCAAAGAGAATCGCCACACCCCTGGATTAGATCATTGGAGTCTTGCAGTAGCAAATGGAAAAGCCTTAGAGAAGCACTGGCGCAAAGAAGTACCCATTCCTCGTGGAGGACCACATAG GGCTTGTATTGCTGTTGGTGATCGGCTCTACGTAATTGGTGGTCAAGAGGGTGATTTTATGGCCAAACCTGGCTCCCCTATCTTTAAATGCTCGCGAAGGTTCGAG GTGGTTTTTGGAGATGTTTATATGCTGGATGAAAGTATGAAATGGAAAGGGTTGCCTTCTATGCCAAAACCAGTTTCGCACATAGAATGTTCTTGGGTTATTGTAAATAATTCTATTGTTATTGTTGGAGGCACAACAGAGAAGCATCCCGTGACCAAAAGGATGATTTTAGTTGGAGAGGTGTTCCAGTTCAACCTAAATACACTG ACATGGTCTGTCATCGGAAAGATGCCATATCGGGCAAAGACAACACAGGCGGGATTCTGGGATGGATGGTTGTATTTCACCTCTGGACAGCGGGATAGAGGACCAGATAATCCACAGCCCAGGAAAGTAGTAGGAGATACATGGAGAACTAAGTTAAGATTACTATGA
- the LOC107011067 gene encoding kelch repeat-containing protein At3g27220-like isoform X1, giving the protein MIRSTAKHSFAKPIILLLAFVALLAISLTRDFHSASSSAYVSLATTWAPDKYRINVSNQNQDLGGGSNKDRYPERALSMTYADLPAPELKWEQMASAPVVRLDGYSLQIKDLLFVFAGYENLDHVHSHVDVYNFTSNTWTESFAIPKDMANSHLGVATDGRYIYIVSGQYGPQCRGPTAKTFVLDTHTRKWESLPPLPAPRYAPATQLWKGRLHVMGGGKENRHTPGLDHWSLAVANGKALEKHWRKEVPIPRGGPHRACIAVGDRLYVIGGQEGDFMAKPGSPIFKCSRRFEVVFGDVYMLDESMKWKGLPSMPKPVSHIECSWVIVNNSIVIVGGTTEKHPVTKRMILVGEVFQFNLNTLTWSVIGKMPYRAKTTQAGFWDGWLYFTSGQRDRGPDNPQPRKVVGDTWRTKLRLL; this is encoded by the exons ATGATAAGATCAACAGCAAAGCACAGTTTCGCAAAACCCATCATTCTTCTTCTTGCATTTGTTGCTCTTCTAGCAATTTCCTTGACCCGCGATTTTCATTCCGCTTCTTCTTCTGCTTATGTTTCCCTTGCTACCACTTGGGCTCCTGACAAGTACCGTATTAACGTCTCCAATCAG AATCAGGATTTAGGAGGAGGAAGTAATAAGGATCGTTACCCTGAGAGAGCGTTATCCATGACCTATGCTGATTTGCCTGCTCCTGAATTGAAATGGGAACAGATGGCATCTGCACCTGTGGTTCGTTTGGATGGCTATTCTCTTCAGATTAAGGATTTGCTTTTCGTTTTTGCAGGATATGAAAACCTAGACCAT GTGCAttctcatgttgatgtttacaaTTTTACATCAAATACATGGACGGAGAGTTTTGCAATCCCAAAAGATATGGCAAATTCACATTTAGGGGTGGCTACTGATGgaagatacatatatatagtgtCAGGACAATATGGTCCCCAATGCAGGGGACCTACAGCAAAAACATTTGTTTTGGACACACACACCAGAAAATGGGAAAGCTTGCCACCATTACCAGCACCAAG GTATGCACCAGCAACTCAGCTTTGGAAAGGCAGGCTACATGTGATGGGTGGAGGCAAAGAGAATCGCCACACCCCTGGATTAGATCATTGGAGTCTTGCAGTAGCAAATGGAAAAGCCTTAGAGAAGCACTGGCGCAAAGAAGTACCCATTCCTCGTGGAGGACCACATAG GGCTTGTATTGCTGTTGGTGATCGGCTCTACGTAATTGGTGGTCAAGAGGGTGATTTTATGGCCAAACCTGGCTCCCCTATCTTTAAATGCTCGCGAAGGTTCGAG GTGGTTTTTGGAGATGTTTATATGCTGGATGAAAGTATGAAATGGAAAGGGTTGCCTTCTATGCCAAAACCAGTTTCGCACATAGAATGTTCTTGGGTTATTGTAAATAATTCTATTGTTATTGTTGGAGGCACAACAGAGAAGCATCCCGTGACCAAAAGGATGATTTTAGTTGGAGAGGTGTTCCAGTTCAACCTAAATACACTG ACATGGTCTGTCATCGGAAAGATGCCATATCGGGCAAAGACAACACAGGCGGGATTCTGGGATGGATGGTTGTATTTCACCTCTGGACAGCGGGATAGAGGACCAGATAATCCACAGCCCAGGAAAGTAGTAGGAGATACATGGAGAACTAAGTTAAGATTACTATGA
- the LOC107011066 gene encoding COP9 signalosome complex subunit 3, whose protein sequence is MNLNMNSMESLVAQIQGLSSNSSDITQLHNFLKQSEELLHSDFSRLLSSLAELDPSIHSLGFLYILEACISFPVAKEHVSELLVSVARFINSCSAEQIQLAPNKFISVCKKFKDHVFGLETPIRGVAPMLTAIRKLQSSPEQLTTLHADFLLLCLLAKCYKTGFSVLEDDIYEIDQPREFFLYCYYGGMVCIGQKQFRKALELLHNVVTAPMSTLNAIAVEAYKKYILVSLIHLGQFSTSFPKYTSSVAQRNLKNFSQPYLELSNSYGTGRISELETFVQANKEKFESDNNLGLVMQVVSSMYKRNIQRLTQTYLTLSLQDIANTVQLRGPKQAEMHVLQMIEDGEIYATINQKDGMVRFLEDPEQYKTCGMIEHIDSSIKRLMAVSKKLTSMDELMSCDPMYLGKVGRERQRFDFDDFDSVPQKFTI, encoded by the exons ATGAATCTGAACATGAATTCAATGGAATCATTGGTTGCTCAAATCCAAGGGCTATCGAGCAATTCATCAGACATAACTCAGCTTCACAACTTTCTCAAACAATCGGAAGAGCTACTCCATTCCGACTTCTCTCGCTTGCTTTCTTCTCTCGCTGAACTCGATCCTTCTATTCACTCCCTCGGTTTTCTCTATATTCT GGAGGCATGCATCTCATTCCCAGTTGCAAAGGAGCATGTTAGTGAACTGCTTGTTTCTGTCGCTAGATTTATCAATTCATGTTCTGCAGAGCAAATCCAGTTGGCGCCCAATAAGT TCATTTCTGTTTGTAAAAAGTTCAAGGATCATGTTTTCGGACTGGAAACTCCGATTCGTGGTGTGGCTCCAATGCTGACTGCTATTCGTAAACTGCAATCCTCCCCTGAGCAATTAACAACATTGCATGccgattttcttcttctttgtctaTTAGCAAAGTGCTACAAAACTGGCTTCTCTGTGCTGGAGGATGACATATATGAGATTGATCAGCCACGGGAGTTTTTTCTCTATTGTTACTACGG GGGAATGGTTTGCATTGGACAAAAGCAGTTCCGCAAAGCATTGGAACTCTTGCACAAT GTTGTGACTGCACCTATGTCTACTCTAAATGCAATAGCAGTTGAAGCTTACAAAAAGTACATTTTGGTTTCACTGATTCATCTTGGGCAG TTCTCTACCAGTTTTCCCAAGTACACTTCTTCCGTGGCTCAAAGGAACTTGAAGAATTTCTCTCAG CCCTACCTGGAGTTATCAAACAGTTATGGCACTGGAAGAATCTCTGAACTTGAAACATTTGTTCAAGCAAACAAGGAGAAGTTTGAGAGC GATAATAATCTTGGATTAGTGATGCAAGTAGTGTCTTCTATGTATAAGCGCAATATTCAGCGGTTAACTCAAACGTACCTAACTCTCTCCCTCCAAGATATTGCTAACACTGTCCAGCTAAGAGGCCCCAAACAGGCAGAAATGCATGTGCTTCAGATG ATTGAAGATGGTGAGATATATGCAACGATCAATCAGAAGGATGGTATGGTTAGATTTCTGGAGGATCCTGAGCAGTATAAAACGTGTGGAATGATTGAACACATCGATTCATCAATTAAGAG ATTGATGGCAGTGTCGAAAAAGTTGACGTCTATGGATGAACTTATGTCATGTGATCCTATGTACCTAGGAAAG GTTGGTAGGGAGAGACAGAGAtttgattttgatgattttgacAGTGTTCCTCAGAAATTCACTATCTGA